The DNA region CGACAGCCGGTTCCACATCCAGGTGGCGATCGCGTCGCAGTCGGCACGCCTCGCGCGCCGCGAAGCCAACCTGCAGGCCGAGATCGCCGGTCTGGTGTGGCTGCCCGTGGGTCGGCAGGTCGACATCGCCGCGCACGTCGAGGAGCAGCACGCGATCGCCACGGCCGTCGCCTCCGAAAACGCCGCCGAGGCAAGGCGTCTGGCAGAGGCACACATCATGGGTCAGCTCGCCCGTCTGACTGAAGTCAATCTCGACCTGACGGCCGGGGCGACGGATCTCGACCTGAAGGCCGCGGCGGATGCCGACCTGACCGCCGCACCGGGGGCGGACGCATGACCGCCGGCACGTCCGACAATGGAGTGGCCCGCCGCCTGGCCGAGGAGGCGTCGCAGTCCCTGGAACCGATCTACGAGTTGCTCGGCCGCATCGCCGAGGACGTGCTCGCCAGTCGGCCACCACGCGCCACGCTCACCGAACTCCACTTCCGCGGGTTGCAGCGTCGACTCGCCGACCTGCTCGGCGAGGAACGGGCCGTGTGGGGCATGGGTTTCATCGCCGCGCCGTTTGTCGTCGACGGCAAGGAGCGGTATCTGGCCTGGTGGCAGCGGCACAACGACCGGGTTGCCCGGCTGAGGCTGAACTTCGACCCGAACTCGATCGACGTCTACGACTATCTGCAGATGGACTGGTATCGACTGGCGCAGCGCGGTCACGCGCGGGTCGCCTACGGGCCCTATGTCGACTACAGCGGTTCCGACATGTACACGATCACCGCCACGATCCCGATCGTCGCCGACGGCACGTTCCTCGGTGTCGCGGGTGCGGATCTGGTGGTCGGCGAGGTCGAGCGCCACCTCCTCGAGGTGCTGCGGCAGACCGGCGACGACGCCGTCGTCGTCAACACCGAAAGGCGGGTCATCGCCGCGAACACCGCGCGGTGGTTTGTCGGATCGCGGTTGCCGGCAATGCCCGCGGTCGGCCCGGCCGAGGAACGTTCGGCGTTCCGGGAGGTGGCCGAGCTGCCGCTGGGCACCGGGTGGGTGCTGGCCATCGCCTGGCCGGACGCTGACGAGCAACCTCGGGGCAGCAGCACGTAACCGACTCTTAACGGACAATGAGCCGCCAGCTGTTGACATTAAGCATCTATTTTTAGAGGATTTAGTCACAGTTCCGGTCGCAGGTAGCCCACCCTCGGAGGTAGTACTGATGTCGTCGGCCACTCTCGGCCCCGTTCCCGCGTTCGACGTCGCGGACCCGGCGTTCTCGATCACCTCCACCGAGGTCCACGACGCCCGCGAGCGCAGCTGGTACGCGACCACCCAGTACGGCCTCGCGGTGCTGCGCTACGAGCAGGTGAACCGCTTGCTCAAGCACCCCAAACTGCGGCAGGGCAGCGCCGCGTGGCCCGCCCACAACGGCGTGACCGAGGGACCGTTCGCCGACTGGTTCGCCAGCTGGATCCTCAACAAAGAAGGCGAAGAACACCACCGGCTGCGCCGGCTGATGAACCCCGCGTTCTCGCACAAGTTGATCGGCGCGCTCGTGCCGAGATTCCAGGAACTGGGCAACGAACTCATCACCAACTTCTCCGAGCCGGACCGCTGCGAGTTCGTCAGCGAGTTCGCCGAGCCGTACGCGGCCCGGGTGATCGCGATCATGCTCGGCATCCCCGAAAGCGAATGGAGGGTCATCGCCACCGAATCGGTGACCATCGGGCTGTCCCTCGGGGTGACGATCCGAGAGGATCTGCCCAGGATCGAGGCGGCCCTGCAACGGCTGTACGACTACTGTGACGACCTCATCGCCGATCGCCGGGCGAACCCGCGCGACGACTTTGTCACCACCCTGGTCAACGCCTCGCGCGCGGAGGACGGCCGACTGAGCGACACCGAACTGCGAGACGCCATGGTGCTGCTGATCTTCGGCGGGTTCGACACCACCCGCAATCAGCTCGGGCTGGCCATGCAGACGTTCATGGCCCACCCCGATCAGTGGCGACTGCTCGCGCAGCGGCCCGATCTCGGCGGCAGCGCCGTCGAGGAGGTGATGCGGGTCAACCCGACGGTGCGGTGGGTGACCCGCGAGGTGCTGGAGGATTTCGAGTACGAGGGTGTCATGCTCACCGCGGGCACCACGGTTCACCTCTACAGCGAGTCCGCGGGCACCGACCCGAGAGTCTTTGAACCGGGCTTCGACCTCACCGCAGAACGTAAGCCGCACTTCGGTTTCGGCGGCGGCGCCCATCACTGTCTGGGCCATTTCGTCGCCCGCTCGGATATGAGCGAGGCCTTGCCGCTGCTGGCCCGCCGACTGCGCGACCCCCACGAACTGCCCGGCGCCGAGTGGCTGCCGGATTCGGGCAACACCGGACCGATCCGGTTGCCCATCGGATTCACGCCAGCCCCGTGAACGCCGGAACTGCAGCCCTTCCGCAGACCAGAGAGGATTCCCGAATGCACGTCACCGTAGATCTCGCGAAATGTCAGGACCACGGCCAGTGTGCGATCGCCGCGCCCGCGGTGTTCACCCTCAACGACGAGGGCAAGCTCGAATACGACGAGAACCCCGACGATTCACAGCGCAGCGATGTCGAGGAGGCGGCCGACGTCTGTCCCGCCCAGGCCATCCTCATCAAGGATTGAGCAGGCGATGACAACAACCCCACTCGACGCGCACCGCCAGGGCAACGCCCAGAGCCCCGACCTCGCGGCCGCCCTGTCGACGATCACCGACCGCGGCGTCGAATTCGTGTACTTCCAGGCGGTCACCATCACCGGCCGGGTCGTCGGCAAGGTGGCGCCCGCAAAACATTTCGAGAGACTGGCGGTCAAAGGGGTCCAACAGCACCAGACGGCGGTGGCCAACCTGCAGGGCACCCGTGAGGGCGTGCTTCTCGCCGGAGGGGTCCATGCACCGGAGTACACGGCGATCCCGGATCTGGAGACCTTCGCGGTCCTGCCCTGGGACTCCAGCTTCGCCCGGGTCTTCTGCCGACTCTATGAGCCCGATCACCTGACAGATGCTCCCGGCGCTGAATTCGCCTGCGATTCGCGGGGTCTGCTACGTCGCCTGCACGAAGGGTTCACCGAGCGAACCGGTCTGGAGCTTCGTACCGGCTGTGAGCCCGAGATGACCTGGCAGGGTGAAGGTCTGGAGGCGCAGTTCCGGCCCGGGTCGAGCCCCGCCTACCACATCGAACACCTCGAACGGAACCGGCCGATCGTCAAGAAGGTCGTCGAGTACGCGCAAGCCCTCGGACTGGACATGGTCGAGGGCGACTACGAAGACGAGTTCCAGGTGGAGCTGAACTTCATGTACGACCACGCGGATCTGACCGCGGACCGGCTCACCACCTACCGGCAGATCTGCAAGCAGGTCGCCCGCGAACTCGGTATCCACGCGAGTTTCATGCCGAAGCCGGCGACCGGGATGATGGGCAACGGCTGCCACCACAATTTCAGCCTGTGGCGCGACGGCGTCAACGTGCTGGCGGACCCGGGTCGCACCGAACTGCACCTCACCGACGTCGGGAGACACGCCCTGGGCGGCCTGCTGGCCCACTCCGCCGGCGCCATGCTGATCAACGGCTCAACCGTCAACTCCTACAAGCGGTACTGGGACGCAGGGCAGTTCGCGCCTTCGCGGATCAACTGGGGCCTGGACAACAAGACCTGCACCGTCCGGTTGTCTGCAGTCGGACGGCTCGAGTACAAGCTGCCCGACGCCGCCGTAAACCCCTACCTGTCACACGCGGCGATCCTCGCGGCGTGTGAGGACGGCATGAAGAACGCCACCGACCCCGGGCCTCCGACCCAGGGATCGTCCTACGACGCACCGCAGGACGAGCGCTTCCCGGCGTTGCCGCTGACGCTCGGCGAGGCGATCGGCGCCTTCCGCGCAGATG from Mycobacterium sp. DL includes:
- a CDS encoding cytochrome P450 encodes the protein MSSATLGPVPAFDVADPAFSITSTEVHDARERSWYATTQYGLAVLRYEQVNRLLKHPKLRQGSAAWPAHNGVTEGPFADWFASWILNKEGEEHHRLRRLMNPAFSHKLIGALVPRFQELGNELITNFSEPDRCEFVSEFAEPYAARVIAIMLGIPESEWRVIATESVTIGLSLGVTIREDLPRIEAALQRLYDYCDDLIADRRANPRDDFVTTLVNASRAEDGRLSDTELRDAMVLLIFGGFDTTRNQLGLAMQTFMAHPDQWRLLAQRPDLGGSAVEEVMRVNPTVRWVTREVLEDFEYEGVMLTAGTTVHLYSESAGTDPRVFEPGFDLTAERKPHFGFGGGAHHCLGHFVARSDMSEALPLLARRLRDPHELPGAEWLPDSGNTGPIRLPIGFTPAP
- a CDS encoding ferredoxin, which gives rise to MHVTVDLAKCQDHGQCAIAAPAVFTLNDEGKLEYDENPDDSQRSDVEEAADVCPAQAILIKD
- a CDS encoding glutamine synthetase family protein; its protein translation is MTTTPLDAHRQGNAQSPDLAAALSTITDRGVEFVYFQAVTITGRVVGKVAPAKHFERLAVKGVQQHQTAVANLQGTREGVLLAGGVHAPEYTAIPDLETFAVLPWDSSFARVFCRLYEPDHLTDAPGAEFACDSRGLLRRLHEGFTERTGLELRTGCEPEMTWQGEGLEAQFRPGSSPAYHIEHLERNRPIVKKVVEYAQALGLDMVEGDYEDEFQVELNFMYDHADLTADRLTTYRQICKQVARELGIHASFMPKPATGMMGNGCHHNFSLWRDGVNVLADPGRTELHLTDVGRHALGGLLAHSAGAMLINGSTVNSYKRYWDAGQFAPSRINWGLDNKTCTVRLSAVGRLEYKLPDAAVNPYLSHAAILAACEDGMKNATDPGPPTQGSSYDAPQDERFPALPLTLGEAIGAFRADEVLNQAFGPVLSELLVDFHADEWARFCGYVTDWERDMYWNDTP